GGAGATGACCGCGCAGCTGGGGGTGAACAGGGAAGGGGCTGCAGCCACAGGCTTGCCCGGGCGTGGGGGCTGCCGGAGCTCCGGCCCTGGTCACACCACCTCGTCTGTCACCGGCACAGGGTTTTCCTGGGGGCCACCTGTGGGGACCCccgcagctgccgccgcctcctCTCCCGGCTTCTTGCGGGCCTCGGCCGGGGGTCGGGGCGGGGGGTTGCTGGGCGGCTGCTTGATGGTGCCCCCCACCTGTGGCCGCTCCCTGGGCTTGGGCTCGATCGGGGTCCACTGCTCGCCACGGATGGCCGCCTGCAGGACACGGAGGGGCTGGGCCGCAGGCTCCTCTCGGGCAGCCTCCGCCCCGTCTCACCATCCCCGCACTCCCCACAGCCGAGAGGGGCAGGACAGGCCTGAAGGgactgcagctcagagagggtaTGTGACTGAGGCCTCTCAAGGGCCgtctgctgcagctctgctccaGGCAAACCCAGCCCCAGGTCTTGGAGAGCATTCTCGAGGCATCTGCCTGGCTAACAGGCTCCGGGAAGTGCCCCTGACAGCACCTTGGACTGGAAGAGGGAAGTCTGACCAACGactcccaggccaggccaggcccctctgaGCCCCCGCTTCCTTGTGTAAGGTTGGGACCCTGCCACCCCCCATTACAGGGCCACAGTGTGGATTACAGGAGGCGTGTAGGGGACCAGCCAGCACATTGCATGGGCCATTAACGGAGGCCACAACATCCCTGTCCCCACCACAACCTGAGCAGGGACACGGCCGGCCTCGAGGCTGAGGCTGCTGAGGACCAATGGGGCTGACCACAGGGACACTACTCACCAGCAGGTAGATGCCACTGGCGATGACCAAGCAGGCTGTCCCCAGGATGGTGGCAAGCAGGAAGCCGGCAGGTACCGACAGCCTGGCGGGGGGCGAGGGTGGGTGCAG
The sequence above is a segment of the Vicugna pacos chromosome 21, VicPac4, whole genome shotgun sequence genome. Coding sequences within it:
- the CYBA gene encoding cytochrome b-245 light chain isoform X2, producing the protein MGQIEWAMWANEQALASGLTKGAPCGPLVSGLFLNCSFSAAGVLICLLEYPRGKRSKGSTMERCGQKYMTRVVKLFGPLTRNYYIRAFLHLGLSVPAGFLLATILGTACLVIASGIYLLAAIRGEQWTPIEPKPRERPQVGGTIKQPPSNPPPRPPAEARKKPGEEAAAAAGVPTGGPQENPVPVTDEVV
- the CYBA gene encoding cytochrome b-245 light chain isoform X1 — its product is MGQIEWAMWANEQALASGLILITGGIVATAGQFTQWYLGTYSIAAGVLICLLEYPRGKRSKGSTMERCGQKYMTRVVKLFGPLTRNYYIRAFLHLGLSVPAGFLLATILGTACLVIASGIYLLAAIRGEQWTPIEPKPRERPQVGGTIKQPPSNPPPRPPAEARKKPGEEAAAAAGVPTGGPQENPVPVTDEVV